In Longimicrobiales bacterium, the DNA window GCAGCGGGACTCGCACCGCGCGATGTCGTGAAATGCACCGTGTTCCTCGCTGACATGCGCGATTACGATGCGATGAACGCCGTATACGGTCGCTTCTTCGATTCTGCGCCGCCCGCGCGCTCCGCCATCGGCGTCAACGGACTGCCGCTCGGAGCACGGGTCGAGATCGAATGCATCGCGAGGGCCCGCGCGTGAACCTGCAGTTCGCCATACTTGCGTTCACCTCGCTGCTCGCCATTGTCAATCCGCTCGGAGCGATCCCGCTCTTCGTCGCACTGACGGCGCAGTATCCGCGCGATCAGCGGCGCGCGACACTGCGTCGTGCGATCATTACGGGGTTTGGCGTGCTGTTCGTGTTCGCACTCGCCGGCACTTACATCCTCGAATTCTTCGGAATCACGCGGCAGGCGTTCCAGGTAGCGGGCGGTATCCTGTTCTTCGCGGTCGGCTGGGACATGCTGCAGGCGCGGCGGTCGCGCGTGAAGACGACGGAGGAGGAGGAGAGCGAGAGCACGCATCGTGAGGATGTCGGCATCATTCCGCTCGGCCTGCCGACCCTCGCGGGCCCGGGCGCGATCACGACCGTGATCGCGCTCAACGGCCAGGCCCAGTCGGTGCTCGACTCCGCCTCTGTCTATGTGGCCATTGTGCTCGTGCTCGCGATCTGCTGGATCACGCTTGCAGCCGCACCCATGCTCACACGACGCATGGGGCAGACCGGCATGAACGTGATGACCCGCCTGATGGGTCTGCTCGTCATGGTGATAGGTGCACAGTTCGTCATAAACGGCGCGACCACGGTGGTGCTCGACATCATCGGCCGCGCCCGCGTACCCCTCTGATTACCGAACTCGACAGCATGAACGACAGTTACCCTGTAACCGAAGTCCCGCGCCGTGCGCACCGCACGCTCATCGCGATACTCGCTGCAGCCATGGCGACGGGATGCTCCTTCCTGAATCCGCCGCCGCCCCCGCCCCCTGCACCTGTCGAGCCGGCGGTCACTGCGCCGCTCGTGAACACGGGGCGTGTCGAGCTGTTGTGGGACACGTACGGCGTGCCGCATATCATCGCGCAGGACGCCGCAGCGCTGCTGTACGGCATGGGCTGGGCACAGATGCGCAGCCACGGCGACCTGCTGCTACGGCTGTACGGGCAGGCGCGCGGCCGTGCTGCGGAATACTGGGGGGCGGATTTCGTCGAGTCCGACATGTGGGTGCGAACGAACGGTGTGCCGGGCCGCGCCGCCGAGTGGCTGGAGGCGCAGCCGCCGCACATGCGCGCGTATCTCGACGCGTTCGTGTCCGGCCTCAATGCATACGCCGCGCAGCACCCGGATTCGCTGAGCGCCGAGATGCGACGCGCGCTTCCCGTGCAGCCGGCGGACGTGCTGGCTCATCAGCAGCGCGTACTCAACTTCACGTTCGTCGCCAATCCCGGCCTCGCACTCGGCGCCCGCCGCGCGCTCGGGGTGCCGGGCTCCAACGCCTGGGCGATCGCGCCCGCTCGTACGGATGCGCGCAACACGATGCTGCTGGCCAATCCGCACCTGCCGTGGGATGACCTGTTCACGTGGTACGAAGCACACCTGGTCGCGCCGGAACTGGACGCGTATGGCGCGACGCTCGTGGGCCTGCCCATGCTGACCATCGCGTTCAATCCTCATCTCGGCTGGACGCATACCGTCAACACGATAGACGGGGCAGACCTCTTCGAGCTCCAGACGAACGGAGACTACTACCTGTTCGATGGCGAGATGCGCGGGATGACCGTGAGCGATCAGGTACTCCGTGTCAGGCAGCCGAACGGCACTCTCGCGGATCAGCCGCTGCGCGTCCGCAGCTCCGTGCACGGCCCGATCATCGCCGGCGCGGGCAACCGCGCGATCGCTCTCAGTGTCACCGGCCTCGACGCGCCGCACCTGATGCAGCAGTACTGGGACATGATGCGCGCGCGCGACCTGACAGAATTCGAGATGGCCATGACGCGGCTCCAGCTGCCGATGTTCACGACCATATACGCTGACCGCGCCGGCAACATCATGCACCTGTTCAACGGCCGCGTCCCCGCTCGCCCGCGGCGCGAGTGGGAGTACTGGCAGGGTGTGGTGCCGGGTGACTCGTCGGCGACAATGTGGCGCGGGACGCATGGCTATCTCGCCCTGCCGCGCATCCTGAACCCTGCCAGCGGCTGGGTGCACAACTCGAACGATCCGCCGTGGACGGGGACGCTGCCGATGCCGCTCAACCCGGAATTCTTCCCCTCGTACATGGCGCCGCGCCCGTCCATGTCGTTCCGTGCGCAGCGCTCCGCGCGCATGCTCGAGGAGGATTCGCGGGTGACGTTCGAGGAGCTGGTCTCATACAAGCACTCGACGCGCATGGAGGCCGCCGACCATTTCCTGCTCGACCTGATCGCCGCCGCCCGCCAGTCGACGAACGCCGATGCACGCGCGGCCGCCGAAGTGTTGGAACAGTGGGATCGCAGTGCGGACGCAGGCAGCCGTGGCGCTGTCCTGTTCGTGAACTACTACCGCGCGCTTCGGCGTGAGCAGTGGCCGTCCGGCACTCCATGGGAGATTCCCTGGACCGCCCGCGCGCCGCTCGCCACGCCGGACGGACTCTCCGATCCGCGGCGCGCCGTTGCGCTGCTCGGCGATGTCGCGCAGCGCGTGCGCGCGCTGTACGGCTCACTCAATGTTGCATGGGGCGACGTGTACCGCCTGCGGCGAGATGGGCTCGATCTGCCGGCGAACGGCGGCCCGGACGCGACCGGAGTGTTCAGGGTGACGGAATTCCAGCCGGTTCCCGGCGACAGCACGAAGTTCATGGCGACGTCCGGCGACTCGTACGTGCTGGCACTCGAATTTTCGACGCCGCTTCGTGCCCGCTCACTGCTCAGCTACGGCAACGCCAGCCAGGCGGGCTCGCCGCACCGCACCGATCAGCTCGAGCTGTACGCCGGGAAAGAGCTCAAGCCGGTGTGGCTCACGCGCGAGGAGATCATGGCAAATCTCAAGGCGCGCGAGGCGTTCTGACGGAGGCAGCCGATGCGACACCACCGTGCGGCACAGTCGGACGCGGCACCCGTTCTGCAGGTTGGCCCGTCGCGCCATGGTAACGCGCACCGCGGCATCCTGACGGGGCGGCTGCATCCGCGTCCGTCACGGTCCAGCCCGGCGCCAACCCGTGGCGGACCGGGCGCCCGGCAGACGCGGCATGGCTGAATGCGTCAATCTGCAGAACGGGTGCCGCGTCCGACTGTGCCGCGGCCGAATCGGTAGACCCGCGCCTCTCTCCGCGTGACCCCTTCCAGGTCCTGCGGCACCTCGATATCGTACGATGCCATCCGTTCCATGCCGGTATCCTCGAAATAGGTTCTGCCGGCATCGGCAACGAGCACGAGCGCCTGATTCGCGACCGCGCGCTGCAGCACTGCACGCTGCCGCGGCGCTTCCCGTCGCTCGTAGGCCAGGTCGCTGCACAGCACGACATCGTAGTCGTCCACCAGCGCCGGCGTCTCGCAGATGTCGTCCTCGAGTGTGGAGACGGCCAGACTCTGCGCCCGCGCGGCGATGTCCACGACAAGCAGTGCCCACGGGTCGATGTCGTTCGCCGTCACGGACGCCGCGCCTGCCCGTGCGGCCGCCAGTGCCGTCACTCCGCCGCCCGCACCGAAATCGAGGACCCTCTGCCCGCGCACGAGCCCGGGATCGTCGAGCAGCACGCGCGCGAGCGCGCAACCGCCCGGCCACGCGTATGCCCAGAACGGAGCCGCGAGCGGCTGTCCGGCCAGACGCTCGGCCGCCTCCCAGATGTCGATGAGTGCACGGGCCTGATGAGCGAGGACTTCCGGGCACAGCGGGACGGGAGCGAGCGGCGCGTGGTCGGCGAGAAGCCGTTCCATCGTGGCACGCGACGGTGCCGGGTTGCGTGGATCGTTCAGCGGGTCAGCGCGGCAGAACGTACAACTGGGTGATGTACCAGACGCCGCGTTCATCGATCGCGACGCCGACGCCCGTGTGTGTATAGGCGGCCTCCAGCAGGTTGCGTCGGTGTCCCTGGGAGCGCAGCCACATCGCTACGGTTCGGGTCGCAACGTCGGACGCAGCTCCGCTTACGTTGCCCAGATTCTCGGCCCCGCGGCTCCACGCACCGCCTGCAGCGTCGAGCCGCATGGCCATGGTACGTCGCGTCTGGTTGGTCGACGTGTGAGACAGCGTGCGCCGCACCGCCAGCTCCTCGGCGTAATCGCGTGCGGCGCGATTCAGTGCCGCGTCGGCGCGCAGCGCGCGCAGCCCGTTTGCTTCGCGAGTGCGGTTCACTTCGGCGATCACGTCACGCGTCACGGCTGCAATAGCAGCGTCCGACGCGGGAGCGGGGACCGGCGCGGTCGATTGCAGCGGCGGACCGGCAGGTACCGAGCACGCCGCGCAGAGCAGCACGACCGTGAGCGCGATCCTGCGCACACCCGCTTCCACCGCTGCACGGAGCCGGCTGCGCATCCGTGGTCCCTCCAGCGGGCGATCGCTACGCACCCGTGCGCCCCATTCGCTCGTGCAGCCCGGCGGCAATGTGACGCGCCACGCCCATGATCGTGAGCGACGGATCCACGGACACCGAACCGGGTAGCGCGGCGCCGTCCGCGACATAGAGACCACGCACACGATGCGCCTCACCGGTAGGACCGGCGAACGAGTCGGACGGGTCGGTTCCCATAGACGCCGTGCCCATGAGGTGCGAGCCCGCGCAGAACTGGGCGTTCGGCTGCACGCTGCGCAGCCCGATCCGCTCGACCTCGGCTTCAGTGCGGACGGTCGTGCCGTAGACATCGGGGATCCACACCTCCTGCGCGCCCGCGGCGAGGAAGATGCGCGATGCGTTCTTCAGGTAATCGACAGCCTTCAGCTGGTCGACTCCCTTCACATTGTACTCA includes these proteins:
- a CDS encoding MarC family protein; translated protein: MHREGPRVNLQFAILAFTSLLAIVNPLGAIPLFVALTAQYPRDQRRATLRRAIITGFGVLFVFALAGTYILEFFGITRQAFQVAGGILFFAVGWDMLQARRSRVKTTEEEESESTHREDVGIIPLGLPTLAGPGAITTVIALNGQAQSVLDSASVYVAIVLVLAICWITLAAAPMLTRRMGQTGMNVMTRLMGLLVMVIGAQFVINGATTVVLDIIGRARVPL
- a CDS encoding acylase — its product is MNDSYPVTEVPRRAHRTLIAILAAAMATGCSFLNPPPPPPPAPVEPAVTAPLVNTGRVELLWDTYGVPHIIAQDAAALLYGMGWAQMRSHGDLLLRLYGQARGRAAEYWGADFVESDMWVRTNGVPGRAAEWLEAQPPHMRAYLDAFVSGLNAYAAQHPDSLSAEMRRALPVQPADVLAHQQRVLNFTFVANPGLALGARRALGVPGSNAWAIAPARTDARNTMLLANPHLPWDDLFTWYEAHLVAPELDAYGATLVGLPMLTIAFNPHLGWTHTVNTIDGADLFELQTNGDYYLFDGEMRGMTVSDQVLRVRQPNGTLADQPLRVRSSVHGPIIAGAGNRAIALSVTGLDAPHLMQQYWDMMRARDLTEFEMAMTRLQLPMFTTIYADRAGNIMHLFNGRVPARPRREWEYWQGVVPGDSSATMWRGTHGYLALPRILNPASGWVHNSNDPPWTGTLPMPLNPEFFPSYMAPRPSMSFRAQRSARMLEEDSRVTFEELVSYKHSTRMEAADHFLLDLIAAARQSTNADARAAAEVLEQWDRSADAGSRGAVLFVNYYRALRREQWPSGTPWEIPWTARAPLATPDGLSDPRRAVALLGDVAQRVRALYGSLNVAWGDVYRLRRDGLDLPANGGPDATGVFRVTEFQPVPGDSTKFMATSGDSYVLALEFSTPLRARSLLSYGNASQAGSPHRTDQLELYAGKELKPVWLTREEIMANLKAREAF
- a CDS encoding methyltransferase domain-containing protein; the encoded protein is MERLLADHAPLAPVPLCPEVLAHQARALIDIWEAAERLAGQPLAAPFWAYAWPGGCALARVLLDDPGLVRGQRVLDFGAGGGVTALAAARAGAASVTANDIDPWALLVVDIAARAQSLAVSTLEDDICETPALVDDYDVVLCSDLAYERREAPRQRAVLQRAVANQALVLVADAGRTYFEDTGMERMASYDIEVPQDLEGVTRREARVYRFGRGTVGRGTRSAD
- a CDS encoding CAP domain-containing protein; the encoded protein is MRSRLRAAVEAGVRRIALTVVLLCAACSVPAGPPLQSTAPVPAPASDAAIAAVTRDVIAEVNRTREANGLRALRADAALNRAARDYAEELAVRRTLSHTSTNQTRRTMAMRLDAAGGAWSRGAENLGNVSGAASDVATRTVAMWLRSQGHRRNLLEAAYTHTGVGVAIDERGVWYITQLYVLPR